The sequence below is a genomic window from Gossypium hirsutum isolate 1008001.06 chromosome A11, Gossypium_hirsutum_v2.1, whole genome shotgun sequence.
AGCATATTAAATTACCTGACCAACAATTTTTACTGAAAGTGACAAACAGACAGTAGCGATGAAGAGGCCACTTATGAGCCAATTGTTAGATATTGTTAACATGGTAGAATGAGATGGGTGTAAATGCGATTGAATTCGTGGAGAAAGTATTGGCATAGTAGCAAAGATCAAAGACAGTTGATTATGCCTTATACTACAAAAACAAATGGCATAGCAGCAGATGAACCTGAAGATAACAGCAAGCAAGAAAGTGAAAGCTGAGATTAAGTTGGCAAGAGCAGAAGCAAGGGTTGGAAAGCTGTATCTTACACCAATGATTACACAATTCTGCATCAAATTGAACCTGCAAAAAACCCAATTTTAGAACCAATTTTTCACCAATATAGGAATTATTGAACTCTGTTTAGATTTAATTACATACCCAGCAACGCTTAAGcagaaaattttacataaaaaagaTGAAGTAATTGGTGGCTGCTTTTTCTTGCAAATAAAGAAGTCCCAAAACTGAAATAAATACCATTAATTGCTCATCCATGGATTTAATTGATA
It includes:
- the LOC121209631 gene encoding WAT1-related protein At2g37450, whose protein sequence is MSHFVLVVYSNALASLILLPVAFFFTRFNLMQNCVIIGVRYSFPTLASALANLISAFTFLLAVIFRFICCYAICFCSIRHNQLSLIFATMPILSPRIQSHLHPSHSTMLTISNNWLISGLFIATVCLSLSVKIVGQAAVLKGYPSEITLVSFYCLFGSIQSALVTLILKETQTLGC